CGTTCCGGGGTGGTCTCCAGCTCTATAGCTGTGACCTCCTGGAGCCACAACAACGGCGAGATGATGGACCTCGTCGGTCGCCGGTTCGACGGTATTTTGCTCTTCGGAGGGGAGGACGCAGTCAAAACCTACCGAGGGATCGCCTCTCCAGGGACGGAGGTTCTGGCCTTTGGCCCCAAGATAAGCTGGGGGCTCGTGAGGGAGGGGCTGTCTCCTTCTCAGCTGGAAGAGGCGGTGAAGGGGTTCGCCATGGACGTGGCCCTGTGGGAGCAGAGGGCCTGCACCAGCTGTCAGAATATCTTCATCCAGGGTCAGGCTCTGGGGGAGACCGTAGGGGAGATGCTTCACCGGGAGCTTTCGTCCCTGGAGTCCTCTATGCCCCAGGAGCGGGTTTCCCTGGACGAGGCGGTGGATATAAGGAAGGAGAGGGAAAGCGCTTTTTGGGATCAGACCCAGGGCAGCAGGAGGATATGGGAGGGCCGTGGACATACGGTCATCCTGGGACGAGGCGCTTCGGTTGTCCCCTCTCCTCTCAACAGGACGGTATTTCTGTCGGTGGTTGACGACTGGCGGGAGCTTCTTGAGGGCGACCTTAAGGACATGGGCTACTATATGTCCACCGTCGGCCTGGCGGTTCCCGATGACGTGATGGACGAGACGGTCGAGGAGATCCAGAAGCTTGGGGTCCTCCGTTTCTGCCTTCCTGGAACCATGGGGCTCGGTGCCGACGGCAAGGCCTCTCACGACGGGGTCTATCTGGCCCTGAATCTGGTCCGACTGGTGAACCGGGAGGATATAGCCGGAGATCTCCTGGGGCTGACCAGGCTAGACGAGGCCCGTAGGTCGTCGGTGCTGCTGGGGCGGATAAACCGGGTGCTGTCCTCCTCCCTTAAGGCTCCGTTCTATCGGGATCGGTTCGCTTCGGTGTCCTTGCCCCTGAAGGACCTGTCCGAACTGTCCTCCGTTCCGGTGTTGGAGAAGGCCGACCTGGAGCTCCATTGCCCTCCCTCTTTGGGCATGATAACTGAGCCAGACAGCGGAGGGTATCTTTTCTCCTCCGGCGGGACCTCCGGCCATCCCAGGAGGATAAGGTGGACCTCGTCGGAGTTCGACCAGTCCGGTGAGGCCCTGGGCAGAGGTTTTAAGGCCTTAGGCATAGGGGCAGAGGACGTGGTGGCCAATCTGATGGTGGCAGGGTCGCTCTACACCGGCTTTTTGGCGGTGAATCGGGGCCTAGAGGAGACCGGCTGCTCCATCCTCTCCCTGACCGCCAATCAGCCTGTGTCGGAGACGCTGGCTCTTTTGAGGGACTTAAGGCCCTCGGTGGTGATGGCCATGACCAGCACACTGATCGAGCTTGCGGGAGCGGTGCTGGACGGGGAGCCCCTGTCTATAGACAGGATTTTCTACACCGGTGAGACTATGGCTAGGTCCTCTTTGGAGCTGGTGACCAGGGCTTTCTCCCCCTCCAGGGTCGGGTCTCTGTCCTATGGGGCGGTGGAGATAGGGCCTATAGGGTATCAGTGTCCCCACTGCCGTCACGATCAGTTCCATGTGGAGGACTCCTGGGCCCACGTGGAGATAGACGACGACGGTGAGATATACGTCACAGCCCTTGAGCGAACCCTTCACCCTATCGTAAGGTATCGGTTGGGGGACCGGGGAAAGTGGGTCGACGAGCCCTGCGGCTGCGGCAGGACCTCCCGTCGTTTCAGCCTTATGGGACGGTGCGACGATTCGGTCAGGCTCCTTTACAACGACCTCTATCTGGACGACGTGGATCAGGCTATATGCGGCTTTTCCGGCCTGTCTCCGGTCTATCAGTTGGTGGTGGAGGAGGGGCCGGAGGTGACTTTGATCGTGGAGGGTAAAGACTCCCCAGGGCTGGAGGAGGGCTTCTTGAGGGATCTGAAGGCCAGGGCGGCCCAGTTTAAGGATCTGGCCGACTTCGGCTGTCCCTTCAGGCTTTCGGTGGTTCCGCCTAGGACCATCGAGAGGCTGGGCAGGACCGGCAAGGTTCGCCGTATAGTGGACAGACGGGAGAGATAACTTGGCCCTTTCCATGAGGGACCATCCTCTGGTCCGTTTCCCCGACTTTCGCCGTTTTTTCGCCGCTCGGTTCGTCTCGTCCATAGGGGATAAGTTTTTCACCATAGCCCTGTCCTGGTGGGCGGTCAACGACGCCGGGCCCAACGGCCCTATGCACCTGGGCTTTCTGATGGGCCTGACCTTGCTTCCGGCGGTGGTCTTGGGTCCCATATCGGGGGTCATGGCCGACCGGTTCAGCCGCTGGTCCTGTATGATCCTCTCCGATTTCGCCAGGCTGTTGGTGATGGTCCTGATGACATTTTTGCTGATTAAGGGCTCTATGTCCATCCCTGCCATGTACGTACTGGTGCTGCTCCTTTCGTCTTTTATGCCTCTTTTCGAGGCTGCCGCTAACGGATCGCTGGAGGCCCTGACGGATCAGGGCTCTCTGGCCTCCGCTGCGGCGGTCAACTCGTCGGTGGTGGAGCTGTCCAACGTTATAGGGGCGGCTCTTGGAGGCATCGCCCTGGCGGTTTTGGGCACAGCCGGGGCCTTCGGGATAAACGGTGTAACCTTCTGTCTGTCCCTGCTGTTTCTCTGCATGGTGAAAAATCCTCTTAGGCCTGACGCTAGGCCGTCGGAGGGCAGAATGTCCGAGGCCCTCTCCTGGCTCGTAAAAAATCGGGACGTATTGGGGTATCTGTGTCTCTTCGGCGGGCTTAACTTCTTCGCGGCCCCTCTCATGGTGTCGGTCCCTATGATGGTGAAGTTCGGCTTCGACGGACCGGTGTCCTGGGTGGCCTATCTAGAGGCCTCGTTGGCCTCCGGCGCTGTTTTGACCGCCTTTTTGGTCAGCTTCATATCCGAGGGAAAGGTGTCCCTTCGGGTATTCGGAGGGGTGGCCCTGACGGGGCTGTCTTTAGGGGCCTTCGGCCTATCGCCTGGCCTGACCGTGGCCCTTGTGGCGGTATTTGTCGCCGGAGCTGGGCTGGCCCTTGTCAATGCCGCCGCCATGGCCTACTTCCAGAGGAGGGTGCCAGACCATATGAGGGGCCGCTTTTTCGCTGTCCTCACCGCCGTGGCCTATTCGGTGATGCCTCTGGCTCTCATGCTCAACGGTGTGATCTCTCAGATATGGTCGATCCGGTTCATTTTGGCCCTGGACGGTGCTGTGGTCTTCGCTCTTGGCTTTTTTGTATGGCTGATACCGAATTTTGAGCCCTAGGGCTCAGTTCCTTAAGCTATTTGTGATAGTATAGTGCCGTCGGGGAAACTCCCCTAAATCATAAAACTAAGAGGAGATACTATGGCGCTTATCAGGGTGGATAAACTAAAAGAAGGCATGGTGGTAAAAAAAGATGTCACCGCCCCTACCGGACGGTTCATAATGGCCTCTGGAGCCACTATAGAATCTCGCCACCTAAAACTCCTGAAAAGCTGGGGGGTTATAGAGGTAGAGGTAGAGGGAGACGACGAGCCCGACCGTATGCCTCAGATACCCCCTATGTCTCGGTCGGATCTGACCAGAGGGGTGGCCTATCTGGACCACCTCTTCTCCATATGCGGAAGGGGAACTCCGGTCCTAAAGGAGCTTTCCAGGGCGGCCACTATAAGGGTGATGAACCAAATAGGGCAGAAGGGCATATCGGTTATCCCCGATCTCAGTTCCGTCGGCGATGAAGAAAAAGGCAAGATTGAGGACCTCTCCAGGCTTTCCATATCATCCATAGTCGGAAAGCAGACCAGGCTTTTCTCCTTTTCCGATACCTACAGACAGATAGTGGAGGTCCTCCAGTCCCCTAAAAGCTCCGCCACCCACATAGCCCAGGTGGTGGAGAAGGATACCAGTCTCTCCGCAAAGCTTCTACAGATAGTCAACAGCGCTTACTATGGATTCCCCTCGAAAATAGGCTCTATCCAGAGGGCCGTTACCATCCTAGGAGGTAGGGAGCTGACCACCTTGGCCATAGGCATAACCGCCATAAGGTATTTCGCAAAATTATCCCAGGACGTGCTGGATATGGAGCGGTTTTGGCGAAATTCGGTGGCCTGTGGGGTCTTCGCCAGGCTCCTGGCGGGGGAGAAGAGGTTGCCCTCGGATAACCATTTCTTCCTGGCGGGACTTCTCCGGGATATCGGCCTTTTGCTCCTTATTGGAGAGTGTCCTGTGGCGGTAGAGTCGGTGATCCGTCGGTCCTGTCGAGAGAAGGTCTCTCTGCCTTTATGTGAGAGGGAGGTCTTCGGATTTTCTCACGCCTTTTTAGGGGCGTCCCTTCTGGCGGAGTGGAAAGTTCCCGCTTATTTAGTTAATATTGTAAAATATAAGGATAACCCTCTTTTTTCATCCGAGGATCTGGAGAGCTCTATACTCCACGTGGCTGACTGTCTATCCTTCGCTACGGGCTACGGCTGGAGCCCTATTATGCCTATTCCCGCCATGGACGATGAAGGGTGGAACAAGCTTGATCTGTCCCATAACGTCCTTGAACCGATGTGTTCTCGGGCGGAGAGGCAGATATCGGAGATAGTGGACGTGTTCTTAAAATGATGGAGTCCAAGGAAAAACTCAAAGCGCTGGAGAAGGAAAGAGAGCTGGTAGTTGGGTATCTGGATGCCGTTTTAAGCTTTAACAGCCGCTCCTCCGTCCTTGGAGAGGTCGTCAATAA
The uncultured Dethiosulfovibrio sp. genome window above contains:
- a CDS encoding acyl-CoA reductase encodes the protein MRHFFFGSWIDAESDLPGDLGRDLLSSQVMADRLASLREVSVDEILLLLHRVGVRMTEPGPYRDRIIRSMPDITGFPLSMVEMGVDVLKSLLSRESLEERLSCLGDRRVLDCWTEVEGRPVRARALGALCHVAAGNIFLGSVDSLVMGLITKNVNVLKISRQDRVFPFIFLDALLEEDRSGVVSSSIAVTSWSHNNGEMMDLVGRRFDGILLFGGEDAVKTYRGIASPGTEVLAFGPKISWGLVREGLSPSQLEEAVKGFAMDVALWEQRACTSCQNIFIQGQALGETVGEMLHRELSSLESSMPQERVSLDEAVDIRKERESAFWDQTQGSRRIWEGRGHTVILGRGASVVPSPLNRTVFLSVVDDWRELLEGDLKDMGYYMSTVGLAVPDDVMDETVEEIQKLGVLRFCLPGTMGLGADGKASHDGVYLALNLVRLVNREDIAGDLLGLTRLDEARRSSVLLGRINRVLSSSLKAPFYRDRFASVSLPLKDLSELSSVPVLEKADLELHCPPSLGMITEPDSGGYLFSSGGTSGHPRRIRWTSSEFDQSGEALGRGFKALGIGAEDVVANLMVAGSLYTGFLAVNRGLEETGCSILSLTANQPVSETLALLRDLRPSVVMAMTSTLIELAGAVLDGEPLSIDRIFYTGETMARSSLELVTRAFSPSRVGSLSYGAVEIGPIGYQCPHCRHDQFHVEDSWAHVEIDDDGEIYVTALERTLHPIVRYRLGDRGKWVDEPCGCGRTSRRFSLMGRCDDSVRLLYNDLYLDDVDQAICGFSGLSPVYQLVVEEGPEVTLIVEGKDSPGLEEGFLRDLKARAAQFKDLADFGCPFRLSVVPPRTIERLGRTGKVRRIVDRRER
- a CDS encoding MFS transporter, whose product is MALSMRDHPLVRFPDFRRFFAARFVSSIGDKFFTIALSWWAVNDAGPNGPMHLGFLMGLTLLPAVVLGPISGVMADRFSRWSCMILSDFARLLVMVLMTFLLIKGSMSIPAMYVLVLLLSSFMPLFEAAANGSLEALTDQGSLASAAAVNSSVVELSNVIGAALGGIALAVLGTAGAFGINGVTFCLSLLFLCMVKNPLRPDARPSEGRMSEALSWLVKNRDVLGYLCLFGGLNFFAAPLMVSVPMMVKFGFDGPVSWVAYLEASLASGAVLTAFLVSFISEGKVSLRVFGGVALTGLSLGAFGLSPGLTVALVAVFVAGAGLALVNAAAMAYFQRRVPDHMRGRFFAVLTAVAYSVMPLALMLNGVISQIWSIRFILALDGAVVFALGFFVWLIPNFEP
- a CDS encoding HDOD domain-containing protein, which codes for MALIRVDKLKEGMVVKKDVTAPTGRFIMASGATIESRHLKLLKSWGVIEVEVEGDDEPDRMPQIPPMSRSDLTRGVAYLDHLFSICGRGTPVLKELSRAATIRVMNQIGQKGISVIPDLSSVGDEEKGKIEDLSRLSISSIVGKQTRLFSFSDTYRQIVEVLQSPKSSATHIAQVVEKDTSLSAKLLQIVNSAYYGFPSKIGSIQRAVTILGGRELTTLAIGITAIRYFAKLSQDVLDMERFWRNSVACGVFARLLAGEKRLPSDNHFFLAGLLRDIGLLLLIGECPVAVESVIRRSCREKVSLPLCEREVFGFSHAFLGASLLAEWKVPAYLVNIVKYKDNPLFSSEDLESSILHVADCLSFATGYGWSPIMPIPAMDDEGWNKLDLSHNVLEPMCSRAERQISEIVDVFLK